Genomic segment of Coffea arabica cultivar ET-39 chromosome 1e, Coffea Arabica ET-39 HiFi, whole genome shotgun sequence:
TATTGTAGATCAAGTTCGTGTAAATGAGAGAAAACCTGTAAAGTTGCAAAACGtaagtcaaaatcaaacatACACAGGCAGCTTATATACTTGCACATGCAGAACAACTGAAATACAGCCAATCAGAAGCGCACATATACTTATCACATCCTACGATCAACTATGACCTACTGAGAAATTAGAAGTTGAAAAGACTGATTACAACATCCATTTCTCAAATGAAATGTAGCAAAACAAGGAAGAGAAGTAGATtagaagtaaaagaaaaaatttccaATTAATGCTGCTGAATTCCTTAGAAGTGGCACTAACTAACAAAAAAATCCATAGCTCTCTCACTGAAAAgcacaaaagggaaaaaatatttttttgggaggtttttgtgggtttttttttggggctgGGGGGAGGGgaataagaagaagaagtgTCATTAGTTATTACCCTCCTGGAAACAGATCGAATGGTTCGCAATGCCACCTTAGAGAAAACTGCAGTTCGCAATTCTGGAGAAAAAGAACATGCCAGAAAGAAAATTAAGAACCCAAATTCCAATATTTACAACACGTTATGGTAAAAGTTTAATCTttcatgaaagagaaaagacaatCCAAAACTCTCATCAATACGTATGAAGACAAGCATCAGCAATTACATCATAGTGAAGTACCGTTGAAAGCAGACGCCCCAGCTCGTGCTATCCCATAGCCTACCAAAACAGCAGCAGGGCTCACAAAAAGTGCTAACATAGTTGAATTAGCAGCATTAAACCCAGCAAGAGCACCAGCATTGCCTGTTGCTATCGTTAACCAGTCAACAGCAAACTTGAACAAGAATGGTACTTGAACATTCAACACCTGAATAAGCGAAAAAAAGCCACAACAAACAGAAATTCTCAACCTTTGATCTCCAAACAAATAAAGCTTAGAACaggttgtaattttgttacttgACATCTAACGAATCGTGCACTTTTTCCCCTTACCTTGGCACCAACCAAGAAACCTAATGCGGCAACGACCCGCAGCTGGAATTCATAATTGTCCTTCATCCATAGGTACTTTGCTAGAGTCTGCAGGATTTTGGCATCCGGAACTTGGTCTGCTGACACCGCtcccacttgctttgccaacgTAGGCTTTTTCCCTTGGGCATCATCCCCACTTTTCGTCGAAAACATCTCAGCTCCATACCCATTTGGCATTGACCCCTATTGTCCATTACAAAACAATCCCAGTTAACATAAATAACAGTACAACATTTCACTAGAAGAAGCAGCAGAGGGAATCAGAAACCTTACATGGCTCTGGGGGGAAGGTTTTGCAGGGACATCTGCTATAAAGCCTTTGAGGTTCTTGAAAAAATAGGGGGAAGTTCTGGAAGAGTTCCACGGACTGAATTTTACGGACAACTGCCTAGCGAAAATTAAGCTATTTCGGGGGATTCTTGAGCCAGTTGCCATGCGAATAGAGCTAATTCCATTTTGGCAGGAATAACGTGAAGGTCCGCAATTGATTAAGGTCTGTGCTCTAGTGAATAAGAGCTCGCCAGCCCTAAAGCACCGGGAAGCGATCGTACCTTGCatttatcttcttcttttttttttttctttgagatcGATGCtgtttttcttatttcttgtATACTAGTTTGTTAATGCATTGGCTGAAAGCAAGGGCTCGATTGAGCCTTATGTGTTCGACAAAAGTCCTTTGTGAGATACTTTTGGAGGAGATGGCGGGTCGGTTTTTTTTGGCGTCTTCTGACAAGAAACAGTTGACACGGAAGAGAAACCAAAGACGAGAGAAGCCAGTCACCGCTTTCGGTTTCAGGCTCGAGgagaaatttgaagaaacttaaaataaattatgtgGACCTTGTTTGATAGAAAATAggcgttttttttttgtttgccaaaaaaagaaaatagcgTACTAATAAAGCTAAAACAAAACACTTTCCGAAGAAGTGAATGCCTTTCTTCTTCTACAAATTTATCAATGTttattgttctttttctttttgtcctcCTACGCTACGATGGTAACTCAAATGGAGTACTACGCATAAATTGGCGCCAAGTCGTAGTGTCCAGATACATTGTACCATATAGGCAcatgattaccgtaaattaagCGAGTTATTCCTAATTTCAGAGAAGAAGGCACGAACAAACGGAgaccccttttttttcttttgggtaaATTGCCGTGCATAAAgataaattcaaaaaaaaaaaagaagaagaagaaaaaggcaagTGCACCGTTTAAAGTTGAGCAAATTACCAAAAGAGTCCCTCAGCTATTTTTGTAAAGTCAAGATAGTCCCTAAACTCTACTCTTAGCCGATTTAGTCCTTCAACTATATTTGCATGGCCAATTTGGTCCATGAAAGCCGAGctatccccttttttttttggcactaATGACAGGTGAATACTGGGGTAAAATAGGAGATCCAGCTATAACGGTTATTAAAATTAGTGTTGAGGACACACTCGAAATGTGCACAATATTAGGTCAAATCATTTGTTAcctaaaaaattttagtatagaaatttcatcaacaaaaaaaaaaatcatttagattttttaatagtttttagaatagaatttcaaaacaacTTGATGGTTATAATGTTTATAGATAGTTAAGCAGGCAACATGCATTTGTAGATAGATATGATGAAATTTAATTGTACTCGTGATAGTCGTCAATATGGATTTATGGATAGTTCTGTGATTAAATTAGAAACGTAAATTAAGTTTTTGTATAAGTAAAATTAGACATATAAAACAGGATCTAATTGGTGCTCATTAGATactcgttaaaatatattttaagtgtcattttttttaaatgtaagaTTAATTAAACAAAGTAAACAAATACAAGGGAGGgtagataaaattaaattagaaaagtatataaatgcaaaaaaaaaaatataataattattagtatgtgtATATACATGATATATTAGGTTAATTTTAGATGTGTTAATGTATGTCCAATCATTGAGCATCCGTTAAAAAaatctataaaaaaaatttacaccaTAACCCATGGCTCTccatgtatatatatagtataATGTAAAAAGAAGCATATATTTGTCAAGAAATTATCAATGAATTTGAATCATATACAGAAGCAAAAAATTTTGGAGCTTCTTTGCACGAATCTAACGACAATAACCAACTTCTTGCCAGCCGCAACAAATAAGGGAGCTGCGAGCTTTAATTACGAGGTTGTCAAGTGGATTACAAAGGTTGAACACATAAATATAGTCAAGGGACTAAACTGgataaaaagaaaagtttagGGGCTATTTTgctttaaataaaataattgagGGACCGTATCAGTCATCTGCTCTTTAAAGTTCTACGGTCCTCCTCGGTAAAGCTACGCCCCATCCATACCGGTTGGGTTCGTTTTTGGTTTACTTCTCTGTTTCTTCATTCCACATCTCTTTTAACCCCGCAAACGAAATACAGAATCCATCATACATGAATAACCAGTAGTGTTTCTCTTGGATTACCCATTGTTCAAGTTTCCTGCTAACATAAAACCTTGCGGCAAccccttttttaaaaaaaaaaaaaaaaaaaaaactgatgttTATGCCGTCAAAAGTTGCCAGTAAATCTCGTCATTAGGTGGCTGAAAACATTGTCCCCACTccgacaaaagaaaaaaaaaaaaaaaaaagagaacctTGCCCGTATTTAAGAAGTGGTGGCAAGCTCTTATTTTCAGAAAAACTGAATCCAGAAGAGATGGCTGGATCAGCTCACAGAAACTCAAGTAAGATGACAATTTCAAGATGTCCCTTGCTTGGAAAGCAATTTTTTAACATGACAATTGTTACATTTTCCTTAAACACATTttctaatcacctttttatctcacatatattaaagcattacaataatttttctacaaaaaatccaaaaaaatacaatccaaacatacGCAGCTATGCGAGAACTTTCTCCTCTGGTCAGACGGAAAAGCTTTACAGCTAAAACTAATATCATGACACACAAAAATACTTGCATAATTACAGAGGGTAGGAGGACGCAGAAAAACCTAGACATAAACTTTCTGTGTCATCCTAATCTTTCATGTTTCCAATTGTCTTCTTTTTGTGCAAATAGCGAGAGAACGAATTTACAAGCGCAACCGTGGGGAACTAATTTTTATGCCTGCCAAGCCTCCCAAAGTCCAGATCCATGAGCCTATTGGATGCAGGCATCGGAGCTCGAGTGTATAGGCCAACTGATTCTGGAATGTCAAGATCAACAGTCATTGAACGGCCAGCAGTGACGCGCTTGATGTCAAGCTCGCTGAGTTGATGAGCTTCAAGTTTTACCTTGTCAATTAGTTCAAAATGATGAGGAGACATGCATGCTTCACCAATTCTTCTTTGCAAGTCCTCTACTTTCCTTTTCTGATACTCCTGATTCTCCATTTCATTGCCTTCCTCTCCTAACTGCTGGTATAAAGATGTTAAGTTTGATAGTACCCAGATCTGAGTTGGAATATCATAGAGCTTCTTTGCCAGTGTGAGAGAGGATCTCAAGATCTCTCGAGCTTGTCCAGCATCACGAAGAGCTAGAGCCAAGTTTCCCAAGGCAGTCAGATATTGTGAGACAAGTTGCAGACTTCCTATAAAATTGTGTGTTATCTGCAAGCCAGATGCCAGCCGAAGTCTCGCTTCTTGTAGATTATCCTGCCTCATCAAAAGAAGCCCATAAGCAAAAAGGACACTAGTTTTCTCCCGCACTCCAACAAAGGAATCCATTATGCTATATACTGGGCCAATCAAATCAAGTGCATTTGAAGAGGATTCAGCATCATCTATGCAAATATAAGCGACTGCAGCATAAATTTGGTACATTGCTTTCATTGATTTGCTCTCTGTCATTTTTGAAGCCTCGACAAAATGGAAGGCAGCTTCGTTATAGCATCCCATGGCATGAGCGTACTGTCCTCTAAGCATCTCAATAATACTCTGACAAGCCTGTAAAATTGTTGGAAAACGAAGGTACCAATTTCTCATTTCTACCAATGCCATTTGTGCTTCCACAAATTCCGACCGCGTAAGATCCACTGCTACTTTATTTTCCAGGAACTGCATTAAAAGCATCAAGTAGACGCCAGCCATCCAAATAGCAGAGTGTTGAAGATCCACTTCCTTCACCACATCATCTATCCCCAGTTTCTTTAATTCCTCTTGAATAGTTTGTATTCCCGACTGAATCCTCTTTCCACACTCTCTAAAAAGTCCTTTAGGACGGCTGAAAACAACGACACTGAGATCAACTAATGCATATATAGCACCCTTCGGTAGCCACTCCCCATCAATAGGAGGAGGTGCCAACTCAAGTTTATCCCCAAATGCACGTTTAACATTTCCAAAATAAGCCGGTTCTATAGATTCTTTGCCAGTTGAACTCACTCCAGTAAAACTACTAAGCTGCTCTTCTAGGCGTCTCAGTTTCTCAGAAAGTGCAGATCTGTCCCTGTACCCTAAGTCAGGCCGAGAAAGACTTAGATTTACTGAATCAATCTCTTTCTTTATTTCCCGAATATGTTGCGTCCGCTCTAAGTCAGACTTCATTGCAGCATCCACTCTGTCCACATGTTGAGCAGCACTCTTGTAGTCACAGACTCGGAGTAGATAGAATATGTGCAACATCTCATTATAAAAGAGTAAACCAAGGCACTGTTGTCCCTTTTGAACCCCAGCAGAAAAAACAAAATTGCAACATCAATTGACATTGAATGTGCAGTCTTTAAGATAACAACAGAATAAATGTACCACATATAAACGTTCTAGTGTGATTGCATAGAAACAAATGTACACGGACACATCCATAAACCAGGACCATCTGTGTACAAAAATAGTAGTGGCGATTGTGGTATGTATCTATAAAACATAAGATAGAGACAAACAGGAAAAAGAAAGCCTCGAGAAAAAGTCGGCCAGATTCATGCATATCACTGGGAATTTATATCTACAGCAGGAGCATTCTCTGTCCATGCACCTGAACTATTTTCAGCTAAATAAAGGGAAATATCTCAGGTACTTGGGTGATGAAAAATGTGGAAAATAATCAGGAAAATTGCACTATACATGGAGCCATTCAAGCCCTAACTACAAGTTCACACATCATGGTGTCGTAGCAATAATCTACACATCTCATTTTCTTTCTACTTGTTTAAGCATGATTGGTTACAAATTTTAGTTGACGATTCCTCAACTACACCAGCATTTGATCATAACAAAAATCAAGCAGAGTagaattcaaaaaaattcatcTGGGGCTGGCTAATCCTAGCGATATCTTTGGTCCATGACAAGCACTGGTTTGGTACTGTATCAGTGACTTCCCCTCCTTATAAGCATTTAGTTAATAAGGATGACTATGCtcacaaaatttttcatttcatgtttttGAAGTGTAtggagaaaacaaaaaagaatttttcagCGGAAGGGACGACAATGAAGCACGTGATCCCAGGAACACCTTTGAACCATACTCTCAATATCTAAGGCTTGACATACTAAATCTATTCATATGAAGAATAAGAAAAACATGTTAAGAGTCAACTACAGAGCTTCCCATGCTCTGAGACAAGATAAATATTCTGATCCTATCCATTATGTAGTCATGCTCCAAAGGGTAGTTCCTTGCTTGTTACTCGTCCTTTCAAATCTTTTAACCATACTAGTCTAAATgccaaaaattttattacttatcAAGCTATAAATCTACATAATTAGGACAACAATCCGTAATGCTAATATCAGTATTTAGTGTGTAAGAGAACTACTCCCACAGCATCATCCGTTATATGATCCTGTATCACCAACAATCAGCTATAACAAAAGACACAACTAGAAGAAAAGACCCCTGAAAGCAAATAAT
This window contains:
- the LOC113712427 gene encoding sister chromatid cohesion protein SCC4-like — its product is MEAVAEGLWGLADQHENQGEMGKAIKCLEAICQSQVSFLPIVEVKTRLRVATLLLKHSNNVNHAKAHLERAQLLLKSIPSCFELKCRAFSLLSQCYHLVGAIPSQKQILNKGLELTATSGDGFTGRLWFCNFNSQIANALIIEGDYKGSITALEHGYICATKMCYQELQMFFATSILHVHLMQWSDVSLVEGAVKRCNMLWESFSPEKGQQCLGLLFYNEMLHIFYLLRVCDYKSAAQHVDRVDAAMKSDLERTQHIREIKKEIDSVNLSLSRPDLGYRDRSALSEKLRRLEEQLSSFTGVSSTGKESIEPAYFGNVKRAFGDKLELAPPPIDGEWLPKGAIYALVDLSVVVFSRPKGLFRECGKRIQSGIQTIQEELKKLGIDDVVKEVDLQHSAIWMAGVYLMLLMQFLENKVAVDLTRSEFVEAQMALVEMRNWYLRFPTILQACQSIIEMLRGQYAHAMGCYNEAAFHFVEASKMTESKSMKAMYQIYAAVAYICIDDAESSSNALDLIGPVYSIMDSFVGVREKTSVLFAYGLLLMRQDNLQEARLRLASGLQITHNFIGSLQLVSQYLTALGNLALALRDAGQAREILRSSLTLAKKLYDIPTQIWVLSNLTSLYQQLGEEGNEMENQEYQKRKVEDLQRRIGEACMSPHHFELIDKVKLEAHQLSELDIKRVTAGRSMTVDLDIPESVGLYTRAPMPASNRLMDLDFGRLGRHKN